In Nitrospirota bacterium, a single window of DNA contains:
- a CDS encoding cytochrome D1 domain-containing protein: MTQSPHRSILAVSLAMTIAGCAETASLLEPAKIGSYALKQDAPLSASLPPRIYVANESTNDVSVIDATTFQPIGTIPSLNHSTHDLAVSRDGRRLYASNLASGRVSVIDTVKRETIASIYTGERCHVVALSNDDSQLWVANIGENTISIIDTKTFRILGTIPVGKGPTGLTFSHDGRFAFVSGQGDKTVGVVDTATHQVIKTIPVGANPHFMVVSRDGHVWGVNTGQNDIYVLDSETHEKVGTFIVGDKPQQIAFAFKGTSGSIAYVTVGSLNKVIGLGGDPSNLKIVDEIAVGEGPNGIWSNQEGTRLFVAHDKGNEIRVIDTGTGQTIATVPVGRKPIRVVVSR, from the coding sequence ATGACACAGTCCCCACATCGATCTATACTCGCCGTGTCCCTGGCCATGACGATCGCCGGTTGCGCCGAAACGGCGTCCCTGCTGGAACCGGCAAAGATTGGATCGTATGCGTTGAAACAAGACGCTCCTCTGTCGGCGTCGCTACCTCCACGGATCTACGTGGCCAACGAAAGCACCAATGACGTCAGCGTCATCGACGCCACTACCTTTCAGCCGATCGGAACCATTCCTTCCCTGAACCACTCAACCCACGACTTGGCTGTGAGCCGTGACGGTCGCCGCCTCTATGCCTCCAATCTCGCATCGGGTCGCGTTTCGGTGATCGACACGGTCAAGCGGGAAACCATCGCCTCGATCTATACCGGCGAGCGCTGTCACGTCGTTGCCTTGAGTAACGATGACTCACAGCTCTGGGTGGCCAACATCGGCGAAAACACGATCTCCATCATCGACACGAAGACGTTCAGAATCCTGGGAACAATCCCGGTGGGAAAAGGACCGACCGGACTGACCTTCTCGCACGATGGCCGGTTTGCCTTCGTGAGCGGCCAAGGAGATAAAACGGTCGGTGTTGTCGACACCGCCACCCACCAAGTCATCAAGACGATTCCGGTGGGTGCGAATCCCCATTTCATGGTCGTGAGCCGTGACGGGCATGTGTGGGGCGTTAATACGGGACAAAACGATATTTACGTCTTGGACTCAGAGACACATGAAAAAGTCGGCACCTTTATCGTCGGCGACAAGCCACAGCAAATCGCCTTTGCCTTCAAAGGAACCAGCGGATCGATCGCCTATGTGACCGTCGGGAGCCTGAACAAGGTGATTGGACTAGGCGGCGATCCGAGCAACCTCAAAATCGTGGATGAAATCGCCGTCGGCGAAGGTCCGAACGGCATCTGGTCCAATCAGGAAGGGACCAGGCTCTTTGTCGCCCACGACAAGGGGAACGAAATTCGCGTCATCGACACCGGCACGGGACAAACCATCGCCACAGTGCCCGTTGGACGCAAACCCATTCGCGTCGTCGTCTCACGGTAG